In Primulina eburnea isolate SZY01 chromosome 5, ASM2296580v1, whole genome shotgun sequence, a single window of DNA contains:
- the LOC140831893 gene encoding putative pectinesterase/pectinesterase inhibitor 24: MAYYNGNLTFLLLITILFCVTATEDERAECSKINSVEEICTLTMFPNSCYNSLVMNLAPNVPTRPEIIYMKSVRVAMAEVSRTTHDFSENGTLQKLVVGKSKDKEPALSAMGICRELLSLAMDNVNKSSSSNDGSSFEKSYDHIRSWLSAAATDLQTCEDGFEDLSKEVRNIAAVKLKNSTEYTSNTLAIATEIGKCKKATREHLQTANPNARK; this comes from the coding sequence ACAACGGAAaccttacatttctcctccTTATTACTATACTTTTCTGCGTGACGGCGACTGAAGATGAAAGGGCCGAATGCAGCAAGATAAATTCGGTTGAGGAAATATGCACTTTGACTATGTTTCCCAATTCTTGTTACAACTCCCTTGTCATGAATCTTGCTCCAAACGTACCCACTCGGCCTGAGATAATCTACATGAAATCTGTTCGAGTAGCCATGGCTGAAGTTTCAAGAACGACCCACGATTTTTCCGAGAACGGGACGCTTCAAAAACTCGTAGTCGGGAAAAGTAAAGACAAGGAACCAGCCCTTTCTGCAATGGGGATTTGTAGGGAACTTCTTTCTCTTGCCATGGACAACGTTAACAAATCTTCGTCCTCGAACGATGGTTCCTCTTTCGAGAAGAGTTATGACCACATAAGAAGTTGGCTAAGCGCAGCCGCAACCGATCTTCAGACATGTGAGGATGGGTTTGAGGATTTGTCCAAGGAGGTGAGAAATATTGCTGCCGTAAAACTGAAGAATTCGACCGAGTATACGAGCAACACTCTTGCCATTGCGACTGAGATTGGGAAATGCAAAAAAGCAACCAGGGAACATCTGCAAACGGCTAATCCGAATGCAAGAAAATAG